The genomic segment GCTTTCTCGTGCTGCGCGTCGCGATTCCGGCCGCGCTGCCGCAGGTGTTCGTCGGTCTATTCATGGGCCTGAGCGCGTCGTTCACGGTGCTCGTCACGGCCGAGATGATGGGCGTCAAATCGGGCCTCGGCTGGTATCTGAGCTGGGCGCAGGGCTGGGCATCGTACGTCAACATGTACGCGGCGCTCATCGTGATGGCCCTGCTGTTCTCCGGACTCATCACGCTGCTGTTCGCGGTGCGCGACCGGGCGCTCGCGTGGCAGAAAGGAACCGTCAAATGGTGAACGACGCGATGGCCGCGCGGACGGCCGGCACCCGCGGCGAGATCTCCGCGAACGCGGCGGCGGAAACGGCGGCCATCGAAGCAGCCACCGACGCGCCCGGCGGCGCGCGCATCGACGTGCGGCGCGTGAGCCACTGGTTCGACACGCCGGGCGGGCCGCTGCAGGTGCTCGACGACGTCACGCTGTCGGTCGCGCCCGGCGAGTTCGTCGCGCTGCTGGGCCCGAGCGGCTGCGGAAAATCGACGCTGCTGCGGCTCGTCGCGGGCCTCGACGCGGCGACGCAAGGCGCGCTCCTGCAGAACGGCGCGCCGATCAGGCGGCCCGATCCGTCGCGGATCGTCGTGTTCCAGGACCCGACGCTGTATCCGTGGCGGCGCGTGCGCGCGAACGTCGCGCTCGGGCTGCAGGCGCGCGGCGTGCTCGCCCGCGAGCGCGGCCGCGTCGACGACGCGCTCGCGCGCGTCGGCCTGAGCGAATTCGCCGACGCGTTTCCGCATCAGTTGTCGGGCGGAATGGCGCAGCGCGTCGCGCTCGCACGGGCGCTCGTCAACGATCCGCAACTGCTCGTGCTCGACGAGCCGCTCGGCAAGCTCGACTCGCTGACGCGGCTCGCGATGCAGGCCGAGCTCGCCGCGCTGTGGCGGCGCGCGCGGTTCTCCGCGCTGCTCGTCACGCACGACGTCGAGGAGGCGCTCTTTCTCGCGCAACGCGTGATCGTGTTCGGGCCGCGGCCTGCGCGCATCGTCGCGGAGCTGCGCGTCGCGCTGCCTTATCCGCGACATCGCGGCGATCCGCATCTCGCCGAGCTGCGGCGCGAGGCGCTATGGCACCTCGGGCTCGATGCGGACTGGTAGGCGGCGGTGACGGCGTGACGGCGATGGTGACGATTGCAGCAGGACC from the Burkholderia humptydooensis genome contains:
- a CDS encoding ABC transporter ATP-binding protein gives rise to the protein MAARTAGTRGEISANAAAETAAIEAATDAPGGARIDVRRVSHWFDTPGGPLQVLDDVTLSVAPGEFVALLGPSGCGKSTLLRLVAGLDAATQGALLQNGAPIRRPDPSRIVVFQDPTLYPWRRVRANVALGLQARGVLARERGRVDDALARVGLSEFADAFPHQLSGGMAQRVALARALVNDPQLLVLDEPLGKLDSLTRLAMQAELAALWRRARFSALLVTHDVEEALFLAQRVIVFGPRPARIVAELRVALPYPRHRGDPHLAELRREALWHLGLDADW